Proteins from a genomic interval of Candidatus Acidulodesulfobacterium acidiphilum:
- a CDS encoding histidinol phosphate phosphatase domain-containing protein, whose amino-acid sequence MIDFHMHTVFSDGELVPAELIRRSIYAGLNGIAITDHADFSNIEHNLSGLKKICEKINSLYGNKKNGNKFQVLPGVEITHVPPALIKDAAILARKSGAKIIIVHGETLSEPVEKGTNAAALKADIDILSHPGLITEAEASAAKKNGIYLELSYRKGHCLANGYVAATAKKTGAGLIISSDTHSPSDIMSEKEYDAVGLGAGLTAEELIKIKENALNLLKKNA is encoded by the coding sequence ATTATAGATTTCCATATGCACACGGTATTTTCGGACGGAGAACTTGTTCCTGCCGAATTAATAAGGCGTTCGATTTATGCCGGTCTTAACGGCATAGCGATAACGGATCATGCCGATTTTTCAAATATAGAGCATAATTTATCAGGCTTAAAAAAAATATGCGAAAAGATAAATTCTCTTTACGGCAATAAAAAAAACGGCAATAAATTTCAAGTTCTGCCGGGCGTCGAAATTACCCACGTACCGCCTGCCCTTATAAAAGACGCCGCTATTCTTGCAAGAAAATCCGGAGCAAAAATAATCATTGTTCACGGGGAAACCTTAAGCGAACCGGTCGAAAAAGGCACTAACGCCGCGGCGCTCAAAGCAGATATAGACATATTGTCGCATCCGGGTTTAATTACCGAAGCGGAAGCTTCTGCGGCAAAGAAAAACGGAATATATTTAGAGTTGTCGTACAGAAAAGGACACTGTCTCGCGAACGGATACGTCGCCGCCACTGCGAAAAAAACAGGGGCAGGGCTTATAATTTCAAGCGATACTCATTCGCCTTCAGATATAATGAGCGAAAAAGAATACGATGCGGTCGGGTTAGGGGCGGGACTGACCGCCGA
- the miaB gene encoding tRNA (N6-isopentenyl adenosine(37)-C2)-methylthiotransferase MiaB: protein MTSSKIKANNRFFIKTYGCQMNVHDSDLIENGLVKKGFKKAGSVEDADIVVFNTCSVRDNADHKVISELGRLKKNYADKKIVLAGCFAKQIKLKKEQNGSIYFDYCFAPEEIFSIPDILINNTAVNDTGGSNETSQNYSLTERPEEYLENAKKIEEYFYGKKPENDGTASVKITEGCNNFCSYCIVPYVRGRERSIPIDIIYKTVKNLIDKGATEITLLGQNVNSYMSPDDCKKDFCFLLNAASGIEGSFKIKFLTSHPKDFNDKLIDTVCGNDKITKEIHLPVQSGSDKILAMMNRGYTNADYLKLVRKLKNGHPDISISTDIIVGFPGETEEDFEDTLKLIEEAEFSSIFAFKYSPRPFTKASKFNDDILLEVKKERLEKVFQKYKEISLRHCGR from the coding sequence ATGACCTCGTCGAAGATTAAAGCAAATAATAGATTTTTCATTAAAACATACGGCTGTCAGATGAACGTGCACGACTCGGATTTAATAGAAAACGGGCTGGTAAAAAAAGGATTTAAAAAAGCCGGCTCGGTCGAAGACGCCGACATAGTGGTTTTCAATACATGCAGCGTAAGGGATAATGCCGACCATAAAGTAATTTCCGAACTTGGAAGGCTTAAAAAAAACTATGCCGATAAAAAAATAGTTCTTGCAGGGTGTTTTGCTAAACAGATTAAGCTGAAAAAAGAACAAAACGGCAGTATATATTTCGATTACTGTTTCGCCCCGGAAGAAATTTTTTCCATTCCCGATATACTTATAAATAATACAGCCGTCAACGATACAGGCGGTTCAAACGAAACAAGCCAAAATTATTCCTTAACGGAACGGCCGGAGGAATATTTAGAAAACGCCAAAAAAATCGAAGAATATTTTTACGGCAAAAAGCCGGAAAACGACGGAACCGCATCCGTAAAAATAACGGAAGGGTGCAATAATTTTTGTTCATACTGTATAGTGCCTTACGTGCGGGGAAGAGAAAGGTCTATTCCTATAGACATTATATATAAGACCGTTAAAAATCTCATAGATAAAGGTGCTACAGAGATTACTCTTTTAGGTCAAAACGTTAATTCTTACATGTCGCCGGACGACTGCAAGAAAGACTTTTGTTTTTTATTAAATGCGGCGTCCGGAATAGAAGGGTCTTTTAAAATTAAATTTTTAACATCTCATCCTAAGGATTTCAACGATAAATTAATAGACACGGTCTGCGGCAATGATAAAATTACAAAAGAAATTCATCTTCCGGTTCAATCCGGCTCGGATAAAATACTTGCAATGATGAACAGAGGATATACCAATGCCGACTATTTAAAACTCGTCCGCAAATTAAAGAACGGGCATCCGGATATTTCTATTTCTACAGACATAATAGTAGGTTTTCCGGGTGAAACCGAAGAAGATTTTGAAGATACATTAAAATTAATAGAAGAAGCGGAGTTTAGTTCTATTTTCGCATTCAAATATTCGCCGAGACCTTTTACTAAAGCTTCTAAATTTAACGACGATATTTTATTGGAGGTTAAAAAAGAAAGGCTTGAAAAGGTATTTCAAAAATACAAAGAAATAAGTCTTCGTCATTGCGGGCGATAG
- a CDS encoding integration host factor subunit beta, with the protein MNKAQFTEKFASKNNIPIKLADRIIDTIINEIKETLIQGKRIEIRGFGSFFVKEYDTYTGRNPKTGEKIEVDKKVVPQFKVSKIYKNDLVED; encoded by the coding sequence ATGAATAAAGCTCAATTTACGGAAAAATTCGCTTCTAAAAACAATATACCAATTAAATTGGCTGACAGAATAATCGATACTATAATTAATGAAATTAAAGAAACTTTAATTCAGGGTAAAAGAATAGAAATCAGGGGATTTGGGAGTTTTTTCGTTAAGGAATACGATACTTATACCGGCAGAAATCCCAAAACCGGAGAAAAAATAGAGGTAGATAAAAAAGTAGTTCCTCAGTTTAAAGTTAGTAAAATTTATAAAAATGACCTCGTCGAAGATTAA
- the priA gene encoding primosomal protein N' codes for MTTAEIVIPKSGTDIKFTYIIPDDLNSEAETGRAVLVQLKNRTVYGFIYGIKKTDDEEKESVKDSKPIKLKNVLRISKATFFTESRKDIFNFLAGYYHENISGVFDAVLPSIDVKRFDLLDKYFEEAESFNQSPADVSKQEKHLLKENNPDILNSERQPVNGFLSKAEYELTKDQENAVNFIKEYISNGFYKTFLLHGVTASGKTEVYFNLIDYVLSLNKQIIITVPEIFITNQFIYLIKKRFENLIKQNAFAVFHSKISRKEKLINHFRIMNGGVKLILGARSAVFSPLINPGLIIIDEEHDGSYKQQSGLLYNARDVAVMIAKKTSSVCILGSATPSLESYYNASVLKKYEYIYIKNRVKGKTLPDIQLINLKSEFKTLTKKEFKDKILSEETIKLITENILARKQVLLFLNRRGFSTFLICTSCGHQFLCKNCAISLVYHKHKDGRKKEIHTDISQEILECHYCGYKEKVPKLCPECGMDTIEPYGIGVQKLEEHVKSLFSNYSRSSYEYKDACGDLDMTLNELNGEKNGIIIERIDSDIAKKGKTGAEIFKKMHDKKIDILIGTQIIAKGHDFPDVGLVVVIFADSLLNLPDFRSAEKAFQILTQVAGRAGRGTDKGKIAVQTFIPDNYLLRYTAAHDIKGFYEKELDIRKEYGYPPYSKIIALKLTDKNIDALIETALNLKKSIENIIDIKIKSGDFSGGVNGNISILGPSPCPIEKIDNDYRYQLILKSPPPAANLHKLASALKMDANLFKSFSSRKIVVDVDPDVLM; via the coding sequence ATGACCACGGCAGAGATTGTTATACCTAAAAGCGGAACGGATATAAAGTTTACCTATATAATACCCGATGATCTTAATAGCGAAGCGGAAACCGGCAGGGCAGTGCTTGTTCAGTTAAAAAACAGAACCGTTTACGGGTTTATTTACGGAATAAAAAAAACCGACGATGAAGAAAAGGAAAGTGTAAAAGATAGTAAACCTATAAAATTAAAAAATGTATTGCGTATTTCAAAGGCAACTTTTTTTACGGAATCGCGTAAAGATATTTTTAATTTTTTAGCCGGATATTATCACGAAAATATATCCGGCGTTTTTGATGCCGTTTTGCCGTCTATAGACGTAAAAAGATTCGACCTGCTCGATAAATACTTTGAAGAGGCCGAAAGTTTTAATCAAAGTCCCGCCGATGTTTCAAAACAGGAAAAGCATCTCCTTAAAGAAAATAATCCCGATATTTTAAACTCAGAGAGACAACCGGTAAACGGCTTCCTTTCAAAAGCTGAATACGAACTTACTAAAGACCAGGAAAACGCCGTAAATTTCATAAAAGAATATATATCAAACGGATTTTATAAAACTTTTCTGCTTCACGGCGTTACGGCAAGCGGTAAAACCGAAGTATATTTCAATCTTATAGATTATGTATTGTCTTTAAATAAACAGATTATAATTACCGTTCCCGAAATTTTTATAACGAACCAGTTTATTTATCTTATAAAAAAACGTTTTGAAAACCTAATAAAACAAAATGCATTTGCGGTATTTCACAGTAAAATTTCAAGAAAAGAAAAGCTAATAAACCATTTCAGGATAATGAACGGCGGCGTCAAGCTAATTCTGGGCGCCAGATCGGCAGTTTTTTCTCCTTTAATAAATCCCGGACTTATAATAATCGACGAAGAGCACGACGGTTCTTATAAGCAGCAGTCGGGTCTTCTTTATAATGCAAGGGACGTTGCGGTTATGATAGCTAAGAAAACTTCCTCGGTATGCATACTCGGTTCCGCTACGCCTTCTTTAGAGTCTTATTATAATGCCTCCGTATTAAAAAAATATGAATATATTTATATAAAAAACAGGGTTAAAGGCAAAACGCTCCCTGATATACAGCTTATAAATTTAAAATCCGAATTTAAAACGCTTACCAAAAAAGAATTTAAAGATAAAATTTTATCGGAAGAAACTATTAAATTAATAACCGAAAACATCTTAGCCCGAAAGCAGGTTTTGCTGTTTCTAAACAGAAGGGGATTTTCCACGTTTTTAATATGCACTTCTTGCGGACATCAATTTTTATGTAAAAATTGCGCTATATCTTTGGTTTACCATAAACATAAAGACGGAAGGAAAAAGGAAATTCATACCGATATATCGCAGGAAATATTAGAATGCCATTATTGCGGCTATAAAGAAAAAGTTCCAAAACTCTGCCCGGAATGCGGCATGGATACTATAGAACCTTACGGCATAGGCGTACAAAAATTGGAAGAACACGTTAAGTCTTTATTTTCAAACTATTCCCGCAGTTCTTACGAATATAAAGATGCCTGCGGAGACTTAGACATGACCTTAAATGAATTAAACGGCGAAAAAAACGGGATAATAATAGAGAGAATAGATTCGGATATCGCAAAAAAAGGTAAAACAGGCGCAGAAATTTTTAAAAAAATGCACGATAAGAAAATAGACATACTAATAGGCACGCAAATTATAGCCAAAGGGCATGATTTTCCCGACGTCGGTCTCGTGGTGGTAATTTTTGCCGACAGCCTGCTTAATCTGCCCGACTTTAGAAGCGCAGAAAAAGCTTTTCAAATACTAACGCAGGTAGCCGGAAGAGCCGGCAGGGGAACGGATAAAGGCAAAATAGCCGTTCAGACTTTTATACCGGATAACTACTTGCTAAGATATACTGCGGCTCACGATATAAAAGGATTTTACGAAAAAGAACTTGATATACGCAAAGAATATGGATATCCGCCTTATTCTAAGATAATTGCCCTGAAACTAACCGATAAAAATATCGACGCTCTGATAGAAACCGCTTTAAACCTAAAAAAAAGCATCGAAAATATTATAGATATAAAAATAAAATCCGGCGATTTTTCCGGCGGCGTTAACGGCAATATAAGTATTTTGGGACCTTCGCCTTGCCCAATAGAGAAAATAGATAACGACTACAGGTATCAGCTAATTTTAAAATCGCCTCCGCCTGCGGCAAATCTGCATAAACTCGCATCGGCCTTAAAAATGGACGCTAATCTCTTTAAAAGTTTTTCTTCTAGAAAAATTGTCGTAGATGTTGACCCCGACGTTCTTATGTGA
- a CDS encoding radical SAM protein: MERLASFKQSVKSSVVKNVFHFAGNYVLPKLSDETIIKLSDKINNFEAPAGKIFFDHIFIGLKRKFPHLSKNVKQGILDNFISNFLLLSGDRRKAFIEKNGFYPPLFYVISPTMHCNLKCYGCYSANYTRSDKLSFEKINEIIDEGKKFGIFFYTISGGEPFVRKDLFDILERNNDCYFQIYTNGSLIDGKTAERLSNLGNVFPCISVEGFENETDERRGKGHFKKVVTAMNNLKDNGVLFGFSATATRYNNEVIVSDEFIDFYIKQGAFLGWYFNYIPIGREPDVNLMPTPEQRNFRRKRVVEIRETKPIVVADFWNDGVLSHGCLSGGRVYLHVNANGGVEPCVFAQFAADNIFDKSMEEILNSMYFKSIRKEQMGVKNRLRPCMIIDHPKILRKVVSEGGAKAAQEGGESIITELKDKMDEYSQNYGKIADKVWETEFGNGKYFTAYDGKKLELNEEDYYRKQLYPLNGGKNKDSEKNINNN; the protein is encoded by the coding sequence ATGGAGAGATTAGCCTCGTTTAAACAGTCGGTTAAAAGTTCGGTCGTAAAAAACGTGTTTCACTTTGCGGGCAACTATGTATTGCCTAAATTAAGCGACGAAACTATAATTAAACTTTCCGATAAAATAAATAATTTTGAAGCGCCTGCCGGTAAAATTTTTTTCGACCATATTTTTATCGGATTAAAAAGAAAGTTTCCGCATTTATCTAAAAACGTAAAACAAGGAATACTGGATAATTTTATTTCAAACTTTCTTTTGCTCAGCGGAGACAGAAGAAAAGCGTTTATAGAAAAAAACGGATTTTATCCGCCCCTCTTTTACGTAATCAGTCCGACTATGCATTGCAATTTAAAATGTTACGGGTGCTATTCCGCCAATTATACCCGCAGCGATAAACTTTCTTTTGAAAAAATTAACGAAATTATCGACGAAGGCAAAAAATTCGGCATATTCTTTTATACTATATCGGGCGGAGAACCTTTCGTAAGAAAAGACCTGTTCGATATACTGGAAAGAAATAACGACTGCTATTTTCAGATATATACAAACGGTTCGCTTATAGACGGTAAAACGGCGGAAAGATTGTCTAACCTTGGGAACGTTTTTCCGTGCATTAGCGTCGAAGGGTTCGAGAATGAAACGGATGAAAGAAGAGGTAAGGGGCATTTTAAAAAAGTAGTAACCGCTATGAACAACCTTAAAGACAACGGAGTATTGTTCGGATTTTCGGCGACTGCTACCCGCTATAACAACGAAGTAATAGTCAGCGACGAATTTATAGATTTTTACATTAAACAGGGAGCATTTCTGGGCTGGTATTTTAATTATATACCCATTGGACGCGAACCCGACGTAAATCTTATGCCTACGCCGGAACAGCGCAATTTTAGAAGAAAGAGGGTAGTAGAAATTAGGGAAACAAAACCGATAGTGGTTGCAGACTTTTGGAACGACGGCGTACTTTCCCACGGTTGTCTTTCGGGCGGGCGCGTATATCTTCACGTAAACGCGAACGGCGGAGTAGAACCTTGCGTATTTGCCCAATTTGCCGCAGACAATATTTTCGATAAATCTATGGAAGAAATTTTAAACTCCATGTATTTTAAATCAATCAGAAAAGAGCAGATGGGGGTCAAGAACAGGCTTCGTCCATGCATGATAATAGACCATCCCAAAATACTAAGAAAAGTAGTTTCCGAAGGCGGAGCAAAGGCTGCGCAGGAAGGAGGAGAGTCTATAATTACGGAACTTAAAGACAAGATGGACGAATACTCCCAAAATTACGGCAAAATTGCCGACAAAGTATGGGAAACGGAATTTGGAAACGGTAAATATTTCACTGCCTACGACGGCAAAAAATTAGAATTAAACGAAGAAGATTATTATAGAAAACAACTGTATCCGCTTAACGGAGGTAAAAATAAAGATAGCGAGAAAAATATAAATAATAATTAA
- the hemL gene encoding glutamate-1-semialdehyde-2,1-aminomutase: MKRDKSLEAVKHAELLMPGGVNSPVRAFKSVGLSPIIVKKAKDDKIYDIDGNEYIDYVMSYGPMLLGHADERVVKAVWSAASEGFSFGATTEAEIELADLINKHFPSIESVRLVNSGTEAVMSALRLARGFTGKSKIIKFEGCYHGHSDSMLVKAGSGALTTSVPSSAGITESLSKDTLVAVYNDISSVKELFSANKKEIAAVIIEPVAANMGVVLPKEGFLNELINLAHDNGSLIIFDEVITGFRLSNGGAQGLFGLKPDITCLGKIIGGGLPIGAFGGRKDIMEFLSPLGPVYQAGTLSGNPVCVAAGIATLKAIERDDAVSKANSSANYLIDGLKNELKNFNDKITVNSISSILTIFFKSGGVLNFNDVMKSDTNRFKDFFSSVLNGGLFIAPSQYEAMFVSSKHSKADLDKTVAIISEAIKKVF, from the coding sequence ATGAAACGAGATAAAAGCTTAGAAGCGGTAAAACATGCAGAATTGCTTATGCCCGGAGGCGTTAACAGTCCGGTCAGGGCATTTAAATCAGTCGGGTTATCGCCGATAATCGTAAAAAAGGCTAAAGACGATAAAATTTACGATATAGACGGAAACGAATATATTGATTACGTAATGTCTTACGGCCCTATGCTCCTTGGACACGCCGACGAAAGAGTAGTCAAAGCCGTCTGGTCCGCCGCGTCGGAAGGTTTCAGTTTCGGCGCCACGACGGAAGCCGAAATCGAACTTGCCGATTTAATAAATAAGCATTTTCCGTCCATAGAGTCCGTCAGGCTGGTAAATTCCGGAACGGAAGCCGTTATGAGCGCACTAAGGCTTGCAAGGGGTTTTACAGGAAAAAGCAAAATTATAAAATTTGAAGGATGCTATCACGGACATTCTGATTCTATGCTTGTTAAAGCAGGCTCCGGAGCGCTGACTACGTCCGTTCCTTCAAGCGCCGGCATAACGGAAAGCCTTTCAAAGGATACTTTAGTCGCTGTTTACAACGATATATCATCGGTTAAAGAACTTTTTTCCGCGAACAAAAAAGAGATAGCGGCTGTTATAATAGAACCGGTTGCGGCAAATATGGGCGTCGTTTTGCCTAAGGAAGGTTTTTTAAACGAATTAATAAATTTAGCTCACGATAACGGTTCTCTAATCATTTTCGACGAAGTCATAACGGGCTTCAGGCTTTCTAACGGCGGAGCGCAGGGATTATTCGGTTTAAAACCGGATATTACTTGTCTCGGTAAAATAATAGGAGGAGGACTTCCTATAGGAGCTTTCGGCGGCAGAAAAGACATAATGGAATTTCTATCTCCGCTTGGGCCTGTTTATCAGGCCGGTACTTTATCCGGCAATCCGGTATGCGTAGCCGCCGGCATTGCGACTTTAAAAGCTATAGAAAGAGACGACGCCGTATCTAAGGCTAATTCTTCCGCTAATTATTTAATAGACGGTTTAAAAAACGAACTTAAAAATTTTAACGACAAAATAACCGTAAATTCTATTTCTTCGATACTGACTATATTTTTTAAGAGCGGGGGAGTTCTTAATTTTAACGACGTTATGAAATCCGATACAAACAGATTTAAAGATTTTTTCTCCTCTGTATTAAACGGAGGATTATTTATTGCTCCGTCCCAATATGAAGCAATGTTCGTAAGCTCCAAACATTCTAAAGCGGACTTAGACAAAACAGTTGCAATTATTTCGGAAGCGATAAAAAAAGTATTTTAA
- a CDS encoding alpha/beta fold hydrolase, whose protein sequence is MPFYMILYINLNNIYIQIQKLEKFIMKTNNKNKTVLIILLIVAVVLAAGTLLYKNFNAKPNASTSASKSKISKIKLTRYQKFKKFWHKMYAHLRTEKVIYSLRPLYNDKINKIETYSLTLTSYDGLQLKGYFAIPYGVKGKKYPGVLLLHGYGSYGTPGWAHFFARRGYAALSIDLRGHGRSATVYHPGFPGLMTNGILHVKSFSMVKIVMDSLASLRFLEHYKDINNKYIFVTGGSMGGGLSLIDAAIDKHVTAAAGDVPFLSDIPVQMPLAKMGPYMEVKAFLKKHPDDKSKVMRSLYYVDTKHFAKWIKVPVMIGIGLKDEDCPPKGTLVVYKMIKSKKKLFVAKNSGHVVLPGWNMEVFKFFAPYLPKYDKNAVKKNIKSNKNGRKFL, encoded by the coding sequence ATGCCTTTTTATATGATTCTTTATATTAATCTTAACAATATATATATACAAATACAAAAATTAGAAAAATTTATTATGAAAACAAATAACAAAAATAAAACCGTATTAATAATATTATTAATAGTCGCAGTCGTTTTAGCCGCAGGAACGCTGCTGTATAAAAATTTTAACGCAAAACCTAACGCCTCTACATCTGCCTCAAAATCAAAAATTTCTAAAATTAAACTTACTAGATATCAAAAATTTAAAAAATTTTGGCATAAAATGTACGCCCATCTTCGCACCGAAAAAGTCATTTATTCTTTAAGGCCGCTTTATAACGATAAAATTAATAAAATAGAAACATACAGCCTAACCCTTACTTCTTACGACGGGCTTCAGCTGAAGGGTTACTTCGCAATTCCTTACGGGGTCAAAGGAAAAAAATATCCGGGGGTTCTGCTTCTGCACGGCTACGGCTCTTATGGAACGCCGGGCTGGGCGCATTTTTTTGCAAGAAGGGGATATGCCGCTCTTTCGATTGACCTAAGGGGTCACGGCAGAAGCGCGACGGTTTATCATCCCGGTTTTCCGGGTCTTATGACTAACGGAATTCTTCACGTAAAAAGTTTTTCTATGGTTAAAATAGTTATGGATTCCCTTGCATCTTTAAGATTCCTTGAACACTATAAAGATATAAACAATAAGTATATTTTTGTTACCGGCGGAAGTATGGGCGGAGGGCTGTCTTTAATAGACGCCGCTATCGATAAACACGTTACCGCTGCAGCTGGGGACGTTCCGTTTTTAAGCGATATTCCGGTACAGATGCCGCTCGCAAAAATGGGTCCTTATATGGAAGTTAAGGCTTTTCTAAAAAAACATCCGGACGACAAATCTAAAGTTATGCGCTCTTTATATTACGTGGATACCAAACACTTTGCAAAATGGATAAAAGTTCCGGTAATGATAGGCATAGGACTTAAAGATGAGGACTGTCCGCCTAAAGGCACTTTGGTAGTCTATAAAATGATTAAATCGAAGAAAAAGCTTTTTGTCGCGAAAAACAGCGGTCACGTCGTGCTTCCGGGCTGGAATATGGAAGTTTTTAAGTTTTTTGCTCCTTATCTGCCAAAATACGATAAAAACGCCGTTAAAAAAAATATAAAAAGCAATAAAAACGGAAGGAAATTTTTATAA
- a CDS encoding cytochrome c: MKIINAQGCTGCHVINGKGGTIGPNLDKEGTKGHSIHWLEVQINTPKVHDKTTMMPNHNLNPTQLKTVAEYLESLK, encoded by the coding sequence TTGAAAATTATTAACGCTCAGGGATGCACGGGATGCCACGTAATTAACGGGAAAGGCGGAACTATAGGTCCAAATCTCGACAAAGAAGGAACAAAAGGCCATTCTATACATTGGCTTGAAGTTCAGATCAATACCCCTAAAGTTCACGATAAGACCACTATGATGCCAAATCATAACCTAAATCCGACTCAGTTAAAAACCGTTGCGGAATATCTTGAATCTTTAAAATAA